A portion of the Podospora pseudoanserina strain CBS 124.78 chromosome 2, whole genome shotgun sequence genome contains these proteins:
- a CDS encoding hypothetical protein (COG:C; EggNog:ENOG503Q4ND) — MAHHSDNGVNPLRPYYIPPSIGEPPESLPTPPGPKAFAQAGNSTGQYATKARDLFSDIDYKNYIAEPSPSVVQTVKEVLDELLWKYSSVLMAQPFDVAKTIMQVRKQDDLGGLAAAAEEAEEARRQQAQAAAAAAANPWNTQFDDEEQAHDSDSDADEMAYFTSNQPRTPSPTATRGRPNPMTPLDTPRTPGKPAPVPAHQLAIRTPDSVLEVIAQLWQKEGAWGVWKGSNVTFIYSVLHSLLENWSRSLLSALLNVPDLGVKNDADRLIDIAAPYPWASLCVAAAAAVVTGLILSPLDLIRTRMIITSTSRASRRTLTALRSLPSYFCPSAVFFPTVLHSLVHPLLTLSTPLVLRTQFMIDREIAPASFSIAKFCSSAVALCIKLPLETVLRRGQVAVLNTSEYLQALEAPPPVKGKKSAVAPPESLETIVPVGKYNGVFGTMYSIVNEEGSHAVVKPSKVVETARGRKKGGKQAKEQQSISETVYRRGQGLNGLARGWNVNWWGLVGLWVAGVMGAGGDGEF; from the exons ATGGCTCACCACAGTGACAACGGGGTCAATCCCCTGAGACCCTACTACATTCCCCCTTCGATCGGCGAACCTCCCGAATCCCTCCCCACACCACCCGGCCCAAAAGCCTTCGCCCAAGCCGGCAACTCAACCGGCCAGTATGCTACTAAGGCACGCGACCTCTTTTCCGACATCGACTACAAGAACTACATAGCCGAGCCTTCGCCATCAGTTGTACAGACAGTCAAGGAGGTGCTGGACGAGCTGCTGTGGAAGTACTCGTCGGTGCTGATGGCCCAACCCTTCGATGTGGCCAAGACCATCATGCAAGTCAGGAAACAGGATGATTTGGGAGGACTAGCAGCTGCCGCtgaggaagcagaggaggCAAGGCGACAGCAAGCACAAGcagcggctgctgctgctgcgaatCCGTGGAATACTCAGTTTGACGACGAG GAACAAGCCCACGACTCAGACTCGGATGCCGATGAAATGGCATATTTCACCTCAAATCAACCACgaactccctctccaacagctACCCGCGGGAGACCGAACCCAATGACCCCACTTGATACCCCACGAACGCCTGGAAAGCCAGCCCCTGTACCGGCACATCAACTGGCCATTCGAACCCCCGACTCTGTGTTGGAAGTTATCGCACAGCTATGGCAGAAGGAAGGTGCGTGGGGTGTTTGGAAGGGTTCAAACGTGACCTTTATCTACTCGGTACTCCACTCGTTACTGGAGAACTGGTCCAGGAGTCTACTCAGCGCCCTTCTCAACGTACCAGACCTCGGCGTCAAGAACGATGCGGACCGGTTGATTGATATCGCTGCACCATATCCATGGGCCTCTCTTTGTGTGGCTGCCGCCGCGGCGGTTGTTACTGGCCTGATCCTCTCTCCCCTGGATCTGATCCGCACACG CATGATTATCACATCCACCTCTCGCGCTTCCAGGCGCACCTTGACCGCCCTCCGCAGCCTCCCCTCCTACTTCTGCCCCTCCGCCGTCTTTTTCCCAACGgtcctccactccctcgtccaccctctccttaCCCTTTCAACACCCCTTGTTCTCCGAACACAATTCATGATCGACAGGGAGATTGCTCCCGCGAGCTTCTCCATCGCCAAATTCTGCTCCTCGGCTGTAGCGCTGTGCATCAAGCTCCCACTCGAGACGGTCCTCCGCAGAGGTCAGGTCGCGGTCCTCAACACATCAGAGTACCTCCAAGCTCTCGAggcgcctcctcctgtcaagggcaagaagagtGCTGTGGCACCGCCAGAAAGTCTGGAGACTATTGTCCCTGTTGGGAAATACAATGGTGTGTTTGGGACGATGTACAGTATTGTCAATGAGGAGGGGTCGCATGCTGTTGTTAAGCCTtcgaaggtggtggagacagcgaggggaaggaagaagggggggaagcaGGCAAAGGAGCAGCAGTCGATTTCGGAGACGGTGTATAGACGGGGTCAGGGGTTGAATGGGTTGGCGAGGGGTTGGAATGTGAATTGGTGGGGGCTGGTTGGGCTTTGGGTtgcgggggtgatgggggctggtggggatggggaattttaa
- the YAH1 gene encoding mitochondrial matrix iron-sulfur protein (COG:C; EggNog:ENOG503P2DF): MSTQRIFASVLPRLRVASSKNATTSLTQQAQQLRCYSRPTATLRPSGPARSSVLSSAAASAPRRVCVPTTSSAQPRTLSTSASLFHGHVDTPKPGEELWVTFIDKEGVETKIAVCKGDNLLDIAQAHDLEMEGACGGSCACSTCHVIVEDPDYYDKMPEPDDDENDMLDLAFGLTETSRLGCQVIMTPELDGLRVKLPSMTRNLQSSDFN; this comes from the exons ATGTCGACCCAAAGAATTTTTGCCAGCGTCCTCCCGAGACTAAGGGTTGCCTCCAGCAAGAATGCGACAACTTCCCTTACACAACAGGCACAACAGCTCCGGTGCTACAGCAGGCCGACCGCCACCTTGAGACCTTCCGGTCCGGCCCGGTCCTCGGTGctctcctccgccgctgCCTCCGCCCCTCGCCGTGTATGTGTACCGACCACATCCTCTGCTCAACCTCGCACCTTGTCCACCTCAGCCTCACTTTTCCATGGTCATGTCGACACCCCAAAGCCAGGTGAAGA GCTTTGGGTAACCTTCATCGAcaaggagggtgttgagacTAAGATTGCCGTTTGCAAGGGCGACAACCTCTTGGATATTGCCCAGGCTCATgatttggagatggagggtgcCTGTGGCGGTTCCTGCGCCTGCTCGACATGCCACGTCATTGTTGAGGACCCTGACTACTACGACAAGATGCCCGAgccggatgatgatgagaacgACATGCTCGATCTTGCCTTCGGTCTTACTGAGACCAGTCGGCTGGGCTGCCAGGTCATCATGACTCCCGAGCTGGATGGCCTCCGGGTCAAGCTCCCCTCCATGACAAGGAACCTTCAGTCGAGCGACTTCAACTAA
- the RRP15 gene encoding pre-60S ribosomal particles component (EggNog:ENOG503P20N; COG:S; BUSCO:EOG092653LT) — MAGSSLKKRSFSDGPKGKAQRPTKKQRQVAAYHSSSEEEDSENDEGGAIPSNLLDSDEEDLDNLEADDGASTEAEDSDSQSDSDSAPNSKSKSQQPKSETKQKKFVAKDAPASDNSSGDEDGDGDDGSSNEDDDAHSGSDDGLGTGVNRMKSKRNDPEAFATSISKMLSSKLPTSKRADPIVARSAVAAENAKQLVDTALEAKARKRLREQKRLAMEKGRVRDVLVPSTKRTLNLQTGEIEEELEDGAETTGQLLATERRLRKVAQRGVVKLFNAVRAAQVKASEAERVVRKEGMVGVKRKEEKITEMSRKGFLDLIANGGGGLKKGGLEEA; from the coding sequence ATGGCAGGATCATCATTAAAGAAGCGCTCCTTCAGCGACGGCCCCAAGGGCAAGGCACAAAGACCAACCAAGAAGCAGAGACAAGTCGCCGCATACCACAGCAgctccgaggaagaagactcCGAGAATGACGAAGGCGGTGCCATTCCCTCCAACCTGCTCGATTCGGACGAAGAGGATCTAGACAACctcgaggccgacgacggcgcctccaccgaagccgaagacTCAGATTCCCAGTCCGACAGCGATTCGGCGCCAAATTCCAAGTCCaaatcccaacaaccaaaatCAGAGACAAAACAGAAGAAATTTGTCGCCAAAGATGCGCCAGCTTCAGATAACTCCTCcggcgacgaggatggcgatggcgatgacggATCTTCAaacgaggacgacgacgcccACAGCGGCAGCGACGATGGGCTTGGCACAGGCGTGAACCGCATGAAGTCGAAGCGCAACGACCCAGAAGCCTTCGCGACGTCCATCTCCAAGATGCTTTCCAGTAAACTCCCTACCTCCAAGCGCGCCGATCCAATTGTAGCGCGCAGCGCGGTAGCGGCGGAGAATGCGAAGCAGCTGGTGGACACTGCGCTCGAGGCCAAAGCACGCAAGAGATTGCGCGAGCAGAAGCggttggcgatggagaaGGGCCGCGTGAGAGATGTGTTGGTACCTAGCACCAAGCGCACACTGAACCTGCAGACGggcgagattgaggaggaacTTGAGGATGGTGCTGAGACAACTGGCCAGCTTTTGGCgacggagaggaggttgaggaaggtTGCGCAACGTGGTGTGGTCAAACTTTTCAATGCCGTGCGCGCAGCTCAGGTCAAGGCTTCGGAGGCGGAAAGGGTGGTCAGAAAGGAGGGTATGGTGGGTGTtaagaggaaggaggagaagattaCCGAGATGAGCAGGAAAGGCTTCCTGGACCTCATTGCGaatgggggtggagggttgaagaagggtggcttggaggaggcatAG
- a CDS encoding hypothetical protein (EggNog:ENOG503PYBT), with the protein METLAPTTTGVLTLNPSCLATTNLWVDELCTRPAYGDGRCTRYNLGIGEGCSMRAAGATGYDERIAFSDCPVGMTPAWSFTGTELQDVSLATSYCCPTGFDFSVSTTSWPGSGTLRATCIAESIERLSGQTLTLNQNTYRVETSGRSTITIRATTTTAAYDYDQDKIFAQAATIWKYIYPGAETTSTCYGIACNPSNPLPQPPEKTPPPSTFTYTPPPPFPATQFTPDPSCLAESNFWQVSTYCWMSWPNPSPDWLRCTHTGFGEPNTYLHPECFPSATVAPQSAENPDIQTWYSECPVGYSVAKTFTSGRFDLPTFVFSEPSPTKTYDVTATGLACCPSGKYHFEYRRIETSITSHNGRRETVSLYIMPSCIATRVSALSGKGIAMKEWYNTAVYDKKRDLGERQANHDAEATITDAWNMDNTLYAQAIHLGYTVFRDQYTCYTNCDEYFYNSFRDVVPNTYKTWSPPTTTTTSTSTSNGSSSTGDGGGDNGDGEGGNGEEVVSTSSTAGAAEQVGRSGSIIITLVTVVTVVMGLGA; encoded by the exons ATGGAAACTCTTGCGCCCACCACAACGGGTGTCCTTACCCTCAACCCATCCTGTCTCGCGACGACCAACCTATGGGTGGATGAACTTTGCACACGTCCCGCTTATGGTGATGGACGATGCACTCGTTACAATCTAGGCATAGGCGAGGGTTGCTCCATGAGGGCTGCTGGCGCCACCGGCTATGATGAAAGAATTGCTTTCAGTGACTGCCCGGTTGGCATGACCCCAGCCTGGTCGTTCACTGGAACAGAGTTGCAAGATGTTTCCCTCGCCACCAGCTACTGCTGCCCGACCGGTTTTGACTTTTCTGTGTCAACCACCTCATGGCCAGGCTCAGGGACCTTGCGAGCTACTTGCATTGCCGAGTCGATTGAGCGGCTTTCGGGTCAAACGCTCACTCTGAACCAGAATACATATCGGGTAGAGACGTCTGGGAgatccaccatcaccattcGTGCCACGACCACGACCGCGGCATACGACTATGACCAAGACAAGATATTTGCCCAAGCAGCAA CCATCTGGAAATACATCTACCCCGGTGCTGAGACGACATCAACATGCTATGGCATCGCTTGCAACCCaagcaaccccctcccacaaccccccgagaaaacaccccctccctccaccttcacctacacaccccctccccccttcccagcaACCCAATTCACCCCCGACCCGTCCTGCCTCGCCGAGTCCAACTTCTGGCAAGTCTCAACCTACTGCTGGATGTCCTggcccaacccctcccccgactgGCTCCGCTGCACCCACACCGGCTTCGGCGAACCAAACACCTACCTCCACCCAGAATgcttcccctccgccaccgtAGCCCCCCAATCCGCCGAGAACCCCGACATCCAAACCTGGTACTCGGAGTGCCCGGTAGGCTACTCCGTCGCAAAAACCTTCACCTCGGGCCGCTTCGACCTCCCAACCTTCGTCTTCAGCGAGccctcacccaccaaaaCCTACGACGTAACCGCCACGGGCCTAGCCTGCTGCCCCTCGGGTAAATACCACTTCGAGTACCGCCGCATCGaaacctccatcacctcccacAACGGGAGGCGCGAGACCGTCTCCCTCTACATCATGCCCTCCTGCATCGCCACCCGCGTCTCGGCTCTCTCGGGGAAGGGGATAGCAATGAAGGAGTGGTACAACACAGCCGTCTACGACAAGAAGCGAGACTTGGGGGAGCGGCAGGCCAACCACGACGCGGAAGCTACCATCACCGATGCGTGGAACATGGATAATACCTTGTATGCACAGGCGATTCATCTCGGCTACACCGTCTTTCGCGATCAGTACACGTGCTACACCAACTGCGACGAGTATTTTTACAATTCCTTCAGGGATGTCGTGCCAAATACGTACAAGACTTGGAGCCcgccaacgacgacgactacTTCGACGAGTACTTCTAATGGTTCGTCGTCTACTGGAGACGGTGGCGGTGAtaatggtgatggtgagggagggaatggggaggaggtggtgtctACCAGCTCGAcagctggtgctgctgagcaAGTGGGACGGTCGGGGAGTATTATCATTACTTTGGTGACTGTGGTGACGGTAGTTATGGGGTTGGGTGCTTGA
- the CTR3_1 gene encoding Copper Transporter integral membrane protein that functions in high affinity copper transport (COG:P; EggNog:ENOG503P3B6), with protein sequence MAAACIAVLLLALLLEGLRRLTREYDRHLLRHHAHKCPHHQHHGHPGEIILIDTEPVPPHPVGRRMTPSSSLRPLTAEQSRVASAVNLNAAHGEGIGQVDGQCASRPRRQKEESHHTGGEHERKEGCEGYRPGFCEQFLRALLHLVNFVVAYLLMLMGMYYNGFVLFSIFFGVFLGYLLFHWTRVGKHDSKRCGELEDVTVCCG encoded by the exons ATGGCAGCAGCCTGCatcgccgtcctcctcctcgcccttttGCTAGAAGGTCTCCGGCGCCTGACTCGGGAATACgaccgccacctcctccgtcaccacGCCCACAAAtgcccccatcaccaacatcacgGCCATCCCGGTGAGATAATCTTGATAGATACGGAACCTgtccctccccatcctgtaggaaggaggatgacgcCCTCGTCGTCTCTGAGGCCTCTGACGGCGGAGCAGTCGAGGGTGGCAAGTGCGGTTAATCTGAATGCGGCACATGGGGAGGGGATAGGACAAGTGGACGGGCAGTGTGCGAGCAGGCCGCGGcggcagaaggaggagagtcATCATACTGGGGGTGAACACGAGAGAAAGGAAGGGTGCGAGGGTTATAGGCCGGGGTTTTGTGAGCAGTTTTTGAGGGCGTTGTTGCATTTGGTTAACTTTGTGGTGGCTTATTTGTTGATGCT GATGGGGATGTACTATAATGGGTTTGTGCTGTTCTCGATTTTCTTTggggtgtttttggggtATTTGTTGTTTCACTGGACGAGGGTGGGGAA ACATGACAGTAAGCGGTGTGGCGAGTTGGAGGATGTGACTGTTTGTTGTGGGTGA
- a CDS encoding hypothetical protein (COG:S; EggNog:ENOG503P0Q7): protein MPGWKYAFSLSREAVKAATPPGTVRLIEPTATVVIPEGGVTTTDHPADPLNWAPWRKLACISTVSLYAFVSNFISACIAPALPVWNLEFPEDQRKIEELMQFVAYNILLLGFGNVFLVPVANIFGRRAIVLISALILFISTAVGATTSNFVGILVVRCFQGFGSSASETVVPAVVGEMYFVHERGRWMAFYTAALASGSVVGGISGGYIAVRLGWFQVFWVSAVLAGITFLCSVLFVPETIYERGAHCLPIQRNLPRPSRYWPRTPAPYLSLVTLPSMRMTLPSRFRYTGELDPTYTWYQPSSSGDLSSSTAMTPTRFSKQVRSSRATGPGNFSYHPYTFSDSLKFGMYRGRIKYQFMKPWYTLRLPATWIAMLQYGGLVGAVAVISTIGPQLLILPPYDWGADTGLLFIGALIGIVFGAITTALLADRRLKAFAKKQDHGYAEPETRLPIMLPALALGTGGLLVFGFCAQYPGEYQWIGLQVAYGMVAFALTQVPSLWFSYLIDAYNQLASDCFAMICILRGMVPFIWLLFVIQWIERDGYLVPFGGFTVIMGVFSLLIVPILWAGKRMRIATARYVVGNQ, encoded by the exons ATGCCCGGCTGGAAATATGCCTTCTCCCTCAGCAGAGAAGCCGTCAAGGCCGCCACACCCCCGGGAACGGTCCGGCTGATCGAGCCCACGGCCACGGTCGTCATTCCAGAGGGAGGCGTGACAACAACGGATC acCCGGCAGACCCCCTGAACTGGGCCCCGTGGAGGAAGCTGGCGTGCATCAGCACCGTCTCTCTGTACGCCTTTGTGAGCAATTTCATCTCGGCTTGCATCGCGCCTGCGTTGCCGGTGTGGAATCTGGAGTTTCCCGAGGATCAGAGGAAGATTGAGGAGTTGATGCAGTTTGTTGCG TACAATATTCTCCTGTTGGGGTTTGGAAATGTATTTCTCGTGCCGGTGGCGAATAtctttgggaggagggccaTTGTCCTTATTTCGGCGCTCATTCTGTTCATCTCCACGGCTGTCGGGGCGACAACCTCCAACTTCGTTGGCATCTTGGTTGTGAGATGCTTTCAGGGATTTGGGAGTAGTGCGTCCGAGacggtggtgccggcggtggtgggggagatgtaTTTTGTGCatgagagggggaggtggatg GCGTTCTACACAGCAGCCCTAGCAAGCGGCTCCGTCGTGGGCGGTATATCAGGCGGCTACATCGCTGTCAGGCTGGGTTGGTTCCAAGTCTTTTGGGTCAGCGCTGTTCTGGCGGGCATCACGTTCTTGTGTTCGGTCTTATTCGTCCCGGAAACGATCTACGAACGTGGAGCCCACTGCTTGCCAATCCAGAGGAATCTTCCCCGACCATCGAGGTACTGGCCCCGGACACCTGCGCCGTACCTCAGTCTGGTTACTTTGCCatcgatgaggatgacgctGCCGTCGAGGTTTCGGTATACCGGGGAGTTAGACCCGACGTATACATGGTATCAGCCGTCATCTTCTGGGGACCTCAGCAGCTCCACTGCCATGACACCCACTAGATTTTCAAAGCAGGTCAGGTCGTCGAGAGCAACGGGCCCGGGGAACTTCTCCTACCACCCTTATACCTTTTCTGATTCGCTCAAGTTTGGGATGTACAGAGGTAGAATCAAGTACCAGTTTATGAAGCCGTGGTATACCCTCCGGCTGCCAGCCACGTGGATTGCCATGCTGCAGTATGGTGGCTTGGTCGGTGCTGTGGCCGTCATCTCCACCATCGGACCTCAGTTGCTCATTCTTCCACCATATGACTGGGGCGCGGATACGGGGCTTTTGTTCATAGGCGCGTTGATTGGTATAGTCTTTGGCGCTATCACCACTGCCCTCCTAGCAGACCGCCGGTTGAAGGCTTTTGCGAAGAAGCAAGACCACGGTTATGCCGAGCCGGAGACGAGACTGCCGATTATGTTGCCTGCTCTGGCGTTGGGGACGGGTgggctgttggtgtttgggttcTGCGCGCAGTATCCGGGGGAGTACCAGTGGATTGGGCTTCAGGTGGCCTACGGGATGGTGGCTTTTGCGTTGACGCAGGTGCCGAGTTTGTGGTTCAGTTAT CTCATTGACGCGTACAACCAGCTCGCCAGTGACTGCTTTGCCATGATCTGTATCTTGAGAGGAATGGTGCCATTCATTTGGTTGCTGTTTGTCATTCAGTGGATTGAGAGGGATGGGTATTTGGTTCCGTTTGGAGGTTTTACGGTGATTATGGGGGTATTTTCGTTGTTGATTGTGCCGATATTGTGGgcggggaagaggatgaggattgCTACGGCGAGGTATGTGGTTGGGAATCAGTga
- a CDS encoding hypothetical protein (COG:L; EggNog:ENOG503NZ3R), with protein METETARSPVGTLMPQTIYTQKALKLQARRIRKGTHSCWECKRRKIRCTFAAPGDAICIGCHRRGTDCRSQDLPEDLSTPADRTRQMGDRIIRVETLIEQLVKKIGGDPSAVQALLKPAKASVVVKDDGSTGSESSHQFGILDAPQEGLDLEDESLGVQRPNPAECLAKLRPDDGKHGRLSEALHSAYPSRQDLDTIYGLGGNKAGLFALALTSADPASGLGGNSDPKVVFGIPPRDLHPVLVARHMLVLCLSLQYTHRNAYTDLPPDCETPRTIMRRLADTAIRLVTTNDEMLSSIESLHCILLEGLFQMNCGNLRRAWLAFRRAITVGQLMGIHRSYQHRPLRILDASMPVAPQHLFHRLVCADAVVSLMLGLPQGAMEAAVASRVHLPGDDAPVNKLERLQMGVAARILERNESDPSFHEYASTKALDLELQKMAGELPGRWWLPPSLIGAGNDVREMLGRMWQLMRQVFHYNLLNQLHLPYMLLRSSKQSLDPSNSSYSRDVCVTASRELLTRFVLFRAQDNVAFCCRAVDFYALMAAMTLLLAHLQGHCQPPDHSILAHQRLGDLGLVEGYLENMDAFNKVNADALSEKSAGLIRRLMAIEADAANGRRKYDTQAVHRSSSESVTTPSRQNVLRVFIPYYGVVKIVATDEVISKEAVTSDAAGSATAVTGPDAPSSAALMPQSAFERQPSQTPNQEQQLYGNMVQSQQSSQDLFVGGPDFSSLPAQHGSGHLQPEHDSYLYPALTAGVDDWAFQGVDMAFFDSLMRSRDNTGAGLGPGYIRDPPTGYCDWETQ; from the exons GGCACCCTGATGCCACAGACCATATACACACAGAAAGCACTCAAACTGCAGGCCCGCAGAATTCGGAAAGGGACACACAGCTGCTGGGAATGCAAGCGGAGAAAGATCCGATGCACCTTTGCTGCTCCGGGTGATGCTATCTGCATCGGATGTCATCGTAGGGGCACCGACTGCAGAAGCCAGGATCTTCCTGAGGATCTTTCAACCCCAGCGGATCGAACACGTCAGATGGGAGACCGAATCATTCGGGTTGAGACGTTGATTGAGCAGCTGGTCAAGAAGATTGGAGGTGATCCATCCGCTGTGCAGGCACTGTTGAAACCCGCAAAGGCTTCTGTGGTAGTCAAAGATGATGGATCAACTGGCTCGGAATCAAGCCACCAGTTTGGTATTCTTGATGCTCCTCAG GAAGGGCTGGATCTCGAAGATGAAAGTCTCGGTGTTCAACGCCCAAATCCTGCCGAGTGTCTCGCCAAGCTACGACCTGACGATGGCAAGCACGGCCGACTCTCCGAAGCACTGCATTCGGCATACCCATCTCGACAGGACCTTGACACTATCTACGGGCTCGGCGGAAACAAAGCTGGCTTGTTTGCCTTGGCATTGACCAGTGCCGACCCTGCGTCAGGCCTCGGCGGAAACAGTGACCCAAAAGTCGTGTTTGGAATTCCGCCCCGAGATCTCCATCCGGTCCTGGTAGCTCGACACATGCTTGTTCTTTGCCTGTCTCTACAGTACACCCACAGGAATGCATACACAGATCTCCCGCCTGACTGCGAAACTCCACGGACCATCATGCGGAGGCTAGCGGACACGGCAATCAGGCTCGTTACCACCAACGATGAAATGCTTAGCTCCATTGAGTCGTTGCATTGTATCCTGCTAGAGGGCTTATTCCAGATGAACTGCGGGAACCTACGCCGAGCCTGGCTGGCCTTCCGCCGCGCTATAACGGTCGGCCAGTTGATGGGTATTCATCGAAGCTACCAGCACCGGCCTCTGAGAATTCTCGACGCTTCGATGCCAGTGGCTCCCCAACACCTCTTTCATCGTCTTGTATGTGCAGATGCTGTTGTGTCCCTCATGCTTGGCCTTCCGCAAGGCGCAATGGAAGCAGCAGTGGCTTCACGTGTCCACCTGCCGGGTGACGACGCCCCCGTCAATAAACTCGAACGTCTTCAGATGGGTGTCGCAGCTCGGATCCTGGAGCGGAATGAATCTGATCCAAGCTTCCACGAGTATGCATCCACCAAAGCCCTTGATCTGGAGTTGCAGAAGATGGCAGGGGAACTGCCgggaagatggtggttgCCACCCAGTCTCATTGGTGCCGGCAATGACGTGAGGGAGATGCTCGGGAGAATGTGGCAACTGATGAGGCAAGTATTCCACTACAACCTTTTGAACCAGCTTCATCTTCCATACATGTTGCTGCGATCCAGTAAGCAGTCTCTCGACCCGAGCAACTCTTCTTACAGCCGCGATGTCTGCGTCACCGCCTCGAGAGAGCTACTCACCCGCTTTGTCCTCTTCCGGGCCCAAGATAACGTCGCCTTCTGCTGCCGCGCTGTGGACTTCTACGCCCTCATGGCTGCCATGACGCTCCTTTTGGCACACCTGCAAGGTCATTGCCAACCCCCAGATCACAGCATTCTCGCCCACCAAAGGCTTGGAGATTTAggcttggtggaggggtatCTCGAGAACATGGACGCGTTCAACAAAGTCAATGCGGATGCGCTAAGCGAGAAGAGCGCTGGTCTGATACGCAGGCTCATGGCCATCGAGGCTGACGCGGCCAACGGGCGGCGAAAGTACGACACCCAGGCCGTTCACCGGTCTAGCTCCGAGTCCGTCACCACGCCGAGCCGTCAAAACGTCCTCCGTGTGTTTATTCCGTACTATGGGGTGGTCAAGATTGTGGCTACCGATGAAGTCATTTCCAAGGAGGCGGTCACATCTGACGCCGCTGGTTCCGCCACCGCGGTAACTGGACCTGACGCTCCGTCGTCTGCGGCGTTGATGCCGCAGTCAGCGTTCGAGCGGCAGCCCTCTCAGACACCTAACCAGGAGCAACAATTGTACGGAAACATGGTGCAAAGTCAACAAAGTTCTCAGGATCTTTTTGTTGGAGGTCCTGACTTTTCTTCACTCCCAGCCCAACATGGTTCTGGCCACTTGCAGCCTGAACACGACTCGTATCTTTACCCTGCTCTCACGGCAGGAGTGGACGACTGGGCTTTTCAAGGGGTTGACATGGCCTTCTTTGACTCTTTGATGAGGAGTAGGGACAATACGGGAGCTGGATTGGGGCCGGGGTATATCAGGGATCCGCCGACTGGGTACTGTGACTGGGAGACGCAATGA